In Chlorogloeopsis sp. ULAP01, the following proteins share a genomic window:
- a CDS encoding NAD(P)H-quinone oxidoreductase subunit J, protein MAEESKPVPVEEQSLVKAGKTSQWLTENGFANEALAPDANGVEIIKVEPDFLLPICTALYAYGFNYLQCQCGIDLGPGQDLVSMYHLVKVSDNVDQAEEVRIKVFLPRENPRVPSVYWIWKTADWQERESYDMFGIVYEGHPDLKRILMPEDWVGWPLRKDYVSPDFYELQDAY, encoded by the coding sequence GTGGCTGAAGAATCAAAACCAGTACCAGTAGAGGAACAATCCTTAGTCAAAGCAGGCAAAACTTCTCAGTGGTTGACGGAAAATGGTTTTGCTAATGAGGCCTTAGCACCTGATGCAAATGGGGTAGAGATAATTAAGGTAGAACCTGATTTTTTGTTACCAATTTGTACTGCCCTTTATGCTTACGGGTTTAATTATCTTCAGTGCCAGTGTGGTATTGATTTAGGCCCTGGACAGGATTTGGTCAGTATGTATCACTTGGTCAAAGTCAGTGATAATGTTGATCAGGCAGAAGAAGTACGTATTAAAGTTTTCTTACCTAGAGAAAATCCCAGAGTGCCTTCAGTTTACTGGATCTGGAAGACGGCTGATTGGCAAGAGCGTGAATCTTACGATATGTTCGGGATAGTCTATGAGGGACACCCAGATTTGAAGCGTATTTTAATGCCAGAAGATTGGGTTGGTTGGCCTTTGCGTAAGGATTACGTTTCACCTGACTTTTATGAGTTGCAAGACGCTTATTAG
- a CDS encoding NADH dehydrogenase subunit K, which yields MVLDANLTAKDVEQQQKERILSPIGRPTVTQELSENVILTTVDDLYNWARLSSLWPLLFGTACCFIEFAALIGSRFDFDRFGLIPRSSPRQADLIITAGTITMKMAPQLVRLYEQMPEPKYVIAMGACTITGGMFSVDSPTAVRGVDKLIPVDVYLPGCPPRPEAIIDAIIKLRKKIANDSIQERGVIKQTHRYYSTTHNMKSVPQVHTGKYLLSDTRVTPPKELTEAIGLPVPPALLTAKKEETNRG from the coding sequence ATGGTCTTAGATGCTAATTTAACAGCGAAAGATGTGGAACAACAGCAAAAAGAGCGCATTCTCAGCCCAATTGGGCGTCCGACAGTGACTCAAGAGTTGTCAGAAAATGTCATTTTGACAACAGTTGACGATCTCTACAACTGGGCGCGACTTTCTAGTCTTTGGCCTTTACTGTTTGGTACCGCTTGCTGCTTCATTGAGTTTGCTGCTTTAATTGGTTCCCGATTTGACTTTGACCGCTTCGGATTAATTCCCCGTTCTAGCCCTCGGCAAGCCGATTTGATTATTACAGCAGGTACAATCACGATGAAGATGGCTCCTCAACTGGTGCGTCTTTATGAACAAATGCCTGAGCCAAAGTATGTGATTGCAATGGGGGCTTGTACAATTACTGGTGGAATGTTCAGCGTAGATTCACCTACAGCAGTGCGTGGAGTCGATAAACTGATTCCAGTGGATGTATACTTACCCGGTTGCCCACCACGTCCAGAAGCAATTATCGATGCAATTATCAAGTTGCGGAAGAAAATAGCTAATGATTCGATCCAAGAGCGTGGTGTAATTAAACAAACCCATCGCTACTACAGTACGACTCACAACATGAAGTCAGTACCCCAAGTCCACACTGGTAAATATTTGCTCTCTGATACTCGCGTTACACCACCGAAGGAATTAACAGAAGCAATCGGGTTGCCTGTACCTCCTGCTCTGTTGACTGCGAAGAAGGAGGAGACAAATCGTGGCTGA